A genomic region of Zalophus californianus isolate mZalCal1 chromosome 1, mZalCal1.pri.v2, whole genome shotgun sequence contains the following coding sequences:
- the NRIP1 gene encoding nuclear receptor-interacting protein 1: MTHGEELGSDVHQDSVVLTYLEGLLMHQAAEGSGTAVDKKSAGHNEEDQNFNISGNAFPNCQSNGPVLNTHSYQGSGMLHLKKARLLQSSEDWNAAKRKRLSDSIVNLNVKKEALLAGMVDSVPKGKQDSTLLASLLQSFSSRLQTVALSQQIRQSLKEQGYALSHDSLKVEKDLRCYGVASSHLKTLLKKSKAKDQKPDTNLPEITKNLIRDRFVESPHHVGQSGTKVMSEPLSCAARLQAVASMVEKRASPATSPKPSVACSQLALLLSSEAHLQQYSREHALKTQNANQAASERLAAMARLQENGQKDVGSFQLSKGMSSHLNGQARTPSSKLMASKNTTFQNPMGVVPSSPKNASCKNSLERNSIKQAANNSLLLHLLKSQTIPKPMNGHNHSERGSIFEDSSTPTTIDEYSDNNPSFTDDSSGDESSYSNCVPIDLSCKHRIEKPEPDQPVSLDNLTQSLLNTWDPKVPTTVDIKEDQDTSRNSKLNSHQKVTLLQLLLGHKNEENVERNNSPQEVHSDVTKFSTQNYTRTSVIESPSTNRTTPVSTPPFLGSTKAESPINLSQHSVVIRWKSPPYACGSQAEKPTNTASNHLMDLTKSKESQGEKPVQNEGAQNSATFSASKLLQNLAQCGMQSSPSGEEQRPSKQLLSVNTDRPVGMVDRLNSPLLTNKANAVEENKAFSSQATGPESGLSGSEIENLLERRTVLQLLLGNPNKGKSEKKDKISLRDESTQEHTDRALSEQILMVKIKSEPCDDLHIHNSNVHLSHDAKGAPFLGMAPPVPRSTAALPVSEDFKSEPVSPQDFSFSKNGLLSRLLRQNQESYLADDLDNSHRNSELTVLESKNLCMVPKKRKLYTEPLESPFKKMKNNIVDAANSHSAPEGLYGSLLNQQELKFSKNDLEFKYPASHGSASESEHRSWARESKSFNVLKQLLLSENCVRDLSQHRSNSVVESKKKGHKNNVTSSKPEFNISSLNGLMYSSTQPSGCMENRTFPYPGVEKDPVSPPFSEHLGCAGSRPESGLLNGCSVTSEKGPIKWVITDADKNEYEKDCPRLTKTNPILYYMLQKGGNAVTSRETRDKDLWREPSSAGSVSQVTIKEESLPAAETKAAFFNLRSPYNSHMGSNVSRPHSANGEVYGLLGNVLTIKKESE, from the coding sequence ATGACTCATGGAGAAGAGCTTGGCTCTGATGTGCACCAGGATTCTGTTGTTTTAACTTACCTAGAAGGATTACTAATGCATCAGGCAGCAGAGGGATCAGGTACTGCCGTTGACAAAAAGTCTGCTGGGCATAATGAAGAAGATCAGAACTTTAACATTTCTGGAAATGCATTTCCCAACTGTCAAAGTAATGGTCCAGTTCTCAATACACATTCATATCAGGGATCTGGCATGCTGCATCTCAAAAAAGCCCGACTCTTGCAGTCTTCTGAGGACTGGAATGCCGCGAAGCGGAAGAGGCTGTCTGATTCCATCGTAAATTTAAACGTGAAGAAGGAAGCTTTACTAGCTGGCATGGTTGACAGTGTGCCTAAAGGCAAACAAGACAGCACATTACTGGCCTCTTTGCTTCAGTCATTCAGCTCTAGGCTGCAGACCGTTGCTCTGTCGCAACAAATTAGGCAGAGCCTCAAGGAGCAAGGATACGCACTCAGTCATGATTCCTTAAAAGTGGAGAAAGATTTAAGGTGCTACGGCGTTGCATCGAGTCACTTAAAAACTCtgttgaagaaaagcaaagctaaagATCAAAAGCCTGATACCAATCTTCCTGAGATAACTAAAAACCTCATCAGAGACAGGTTCGTAGAGTCACCACATCATGTTGGACAAAGTGGAACAAAGGTCATGAGTGAACCCTTGTCGTGCGCTGCCAGATTACAGGCTGTTGCAAGCATGGTGGAAAAAAGGGCTAGTCCGGCCACTTCACCCAAACCTAGTGTCGCTTGTAGCCAGTTAGCATTACTCCTTTCAAGTGAAGCCCATCTGCAGCAGTATTCTCGAGAACatgctttaaaaacacaaaatgcaaaTCAAGCGGCAAGCGAAAGACTTGCTGCCATGGCCAGATTACAAGAAAATGGCCAAAAGGATGTTGGCAGTTTCCAGCTCTCGAAAGGAATGTCAAGCCATCTCAATGGTCAGGCAAGAACACCGTCAAGCAAACTAATGGCAAGCAAAAATACCACCTTTCAGAATCCAATGGGTGTCGTTCCTTCTTCCCCCAAAAATGCAAGCTGTAAGAACTCACTGGAAAGAAACAGTATCAAACAAGCTGCTAATAATAGTTTGCTTTTACATCTTCTTAAAAGCCAGACCATACCAAAGCCAATGAATGGACATAATCATAGTGAGAGAGGAAGCATTTTTGAGGATAGTAGTACACCCACAACTATCGATGAGTACTCAGATAACAATCCTAGTTTTACAGATGATAGCAGTGGTGATGAAAGTTCTTATTCCAACTGTGTTCCCATAGACTTGTCTTGCAAACATCGAATCGAGAAACCAGAACCTGACCAGCCTGTTTCTCTCGATAATTTAACTCAGTCCTTGCTAAACACCTGGGATCCCAAAGTCCCCACCACTGTAGACATCAAAGAAGATCAAGATACCTCAAGGAATTCTAAGCTAAATTCACACCAGAAAGTAACACTTCTTCAATTGCTACTTGGCCATAAGAATGAAGAAAACGTAGAAAGAAACAATAGTCCTCAGGAAGTACACAGCGATGTGACCAAGTTCAGTACCCAGAATTACACGAGGACTTCTGTAATAGAAAGCCCCAGTACAAACAGGACTACCCCAGTGAGCACTCCTCCATTCCTTGGATCCACAAAAGCAGAGTCCCCCATCAATCTTTCCCAACACTCTGTGGTCATCAGATGGAAGTCCCCACCATATGCCTGTGGCTCTCAGGCTGAAAAGCCCACAAATACTGCATCTAACCACTTGATGGACCTTACAAAGAGCAAGGAATCGCAAGGAGAGAAACCAGTCCAGAACGAAGGCGCCCAAAACTCTGCGACTTTCAGTGCCAGTAAACTGTTACAGAATTTAGCTCAGTGTGGAATGCAGTCGTCCCCCTCAGGAGAAGAGCAGAGACCTAGCAAACAGCTGCTAAGTGTCAACACAGATAGACCTGTAGGCATGGTTGATAGATTAAATAGTCCTCTGCTCACAAATAAAGCAAACGCAGTGGAGGAAAACAAGGCATTTAGCAGTCAAGCAACGGGTCCTGAATCAGGACTTTCTGGttctgaaatagaaaatctgctTGAAAGGCGCACTGTCCTCCAACTGCTCCTGGGAAACCCCAACAAAGGGAAGagtgaaaagaaagacaagattTCTTTACGAGATGAAAGTACTCAGGAACATACAGATAGAGCTTTAAGTGAACAAATActgatggtaaaaataaaatctgagccTTGCGATGACTTACATATTCACAATTCAAATGTTCACTTGAGCCATGATGCCAAGGGTGCCCCATTCTTAGGTATGGCACCTCCCGTGCCGAGAAGCACAGCTGCCTTACCAGTGTCCGAGGACTTTAAATCGGAGCCCGTTTCACctcaggatttttctttctcaaagaacGGTCTGTTGAGTCGACTGCTAAGACAAAATCAAGAGAGTTACCTGGCGGATGATCTGGACAACAGTCACAGAAACAGTGAACTGACAGTTCTAGAATCAAAGAACCTTTGCATGGTCCCTAAGAAAAGGAAGCTTTATACTGAGCCTTTAGAAAGcccttttaaaaagatgaaaaataacatAGTTGATGCTGCAAACAGTCACAGTGCTCCGGAAGGACTGTATGGGTCCTTGCTTAACCAGCAAGAGCTGAAATTTAGCAAAAATGATCTTGAATTTAAATACCCTGCCAGTCATGGTTCAGCCAGCGAAAGTGAACATAGGAGTTGGGCCAGAGAGAGCAAAAGCTTCAATGTTCTGAAGCAGCTGCTTCTCTCAGAAAACTGTGTAAGAGATTTGTCCCAGCACAGGAGTAACTCCGTCGTCGAGAGtaaaaagaaaggacacaaaaataacGTGACCAGTAGCAAACCTGAATTcaacatttcttctttaaatggacTGATGTACAGTTCCACTCAGCCCAGCGGTTGCATGGAGAACAGGACATTTCCATACCCAGGAGTGGAAAAGGATCCCGTGAGTCCTCCTTTTTCTGAGCACTTGGGCTGTGCAGGGTCTAGACCAGAATCTGGGCTTTTGAATGGGTGTTCCGTGACCAGTGAGAAAGGACCCATTAAGTGGGTTATCACAGATGCGGATAAGAATGAGTACGAAAAAGACTGTCCAAGGCTGACCAAAACTAACCCAATACTGTATTACATGCTTCAGAAAGGAGGCAATGCTGTTACCAGTCGAGAAACACGGGACAAGGACCTTTGGAGGGAGCCCTCCTCTGCCGGAAGTGTCTCACAGGTCACAATCAAGGAAGAGTCACTTCCTGCTGCAGAAACGAAAGCCGCTTTCTTTAATCTAAGAAGCCCCTATAATAGCCATATGGGAAGTAACGTCTCTCGCCCACACAGCGCAAATGGAGAAGTTTATGGACTTCTGGGAAACGTgctaacaataaaaaaggaatcagAATAA